A genomic segment from Candidatus Brocadia sinica JPN1 encodes:
- a CDS encoding nucleotidyltransferase domain-containing protein, which yields MIETRFLKKNRIDEETKTQILGILKEFIYRIKDIVFAYLHGSFVEGADFRDIDIALFVEESVNKLEIETTLSYELTGKTGYPVEVKVVNDAPVAFQMAVLKKGVLLLSRSEDIRTDFIEKISRKYCEYVHFRNIILDA from the coding sequence ATGATTGAAACAAGGTTTTTAAAGAAAAACAGAATTGACGAAGAAACAAAGACACAAATACTAGGCATACTAAAAGAATTTATTTATAGGATAAAAGACATCGTCTTTGCATATTTACACGGTTCTTTCGTGGAAGGGGCCGATTTCAGAGATATAGATATTGCACTTTTTGTAGAAGAATCTGTTAATAAATTAGAAATAGAAACTACTCTTTCTTACGAACTTACGGGAAAGACAGGTTATCCTGTCGAAGTAAAAGTAGTAAATGATGCGCCCGTTGCATTTCAAATGGCTGTTTTGAAGAAAGGCGTTCTTCTTTTAAGCAGGTCCGAAGATATCAGAACTGACTTTATTGAAAAGATTAGCAGAAAATATTGTGAGTATGTACACTTTAGAAATATCATATTGGATGCATGA